From Candidatus Methylomirabilota bacterium, a single genomic window includes:
- a CDS encoding DUF1349 domain-containing protein translates to MKRSTLWIVPGLSLLAAGMGRAQMSPRASCPGGHRDDFAGAQLDRPRWSTVVRETAALRVHDGHLVLPTENTDLIWPDDPPEQLTRNIVLQPLPQGRFTATAKLALAPRSAYQQAGLVVYGDDDNYIKLVFQARGTEDAENRHFEFRNETSGESHGSLSPRLGGAYPDVVWLRLTSTDGKTLRGEYSTDGEQFTAVPETKRFRAPSLEGIATPRIGLLAMAGTGGPDVPVIEAQFDWFELCPAGVPRGSTGSRLNGVP, encoded by the coding sequence ATGAAGCGTTCCACCCTGTGGATCGTGCCCGGGTTGTCCCTGCTGGCGGCAGGGATGGGTCGCGCGCAAATGAGCCCGCGGGCGAGTTGCCCGGGCGGTCACCGGGACGACTTCGCTGGCGCCCAGCTCGACCGGCCACGCTGGAGCACAGTGGTCCGCGAGACCGCGGCTCTACGGGTCCACGACGGGCACCTGGTCCTGCCGACCGAGAACACCGATCTCATCTGGCCCGACGATCCCCCGGAGCAGCTCACCCGGAACATCGTTCTGCAGCCGCTGCCGCAGGGGCGGTTCACGGCGACCGCCAAGCTGGCGCTGGCGCCGCGATCCGCGTACCAGCAAGCAGGGCTGGTCGTCTACGGCGACGATGACAACTACATCAAGCTGGTCTTCCAGGCACGTGGCACGGAGGACGCCGAGAACCGCCATTTCGAGTTCAGGAATGAGACGAGCGGGGAAAGCCACGGCAGCCTGAGCCCCAGGCTGGGCGGGGCCTATCCCGATGTCGTGTGGTTGCGGCTTACGAGCACTGACGGCAAGACGCTGCGTGGGGAGTACAGTACGGACGGCGAGCAGTTCACCGCGGTCCCGGAGACCAAACGGTTCCGGGCGCCGAGTCTGGAGGGGATCGCGACACCGAGGATCGGGTTGCTGGCGATGGCCGGCACCGGGGGGCCGGACGTTCCGGTGATCGAGGCGCAGTTCGACTGGTTCGAGCTGTGTCCGGCTGGGGTCCCCCGCGGGTCAACGGGCAGTCGCCTGAACGGAGTTCCATAG